The DNA sequence TAAATTATGAAGCGGTTCAACGTTATTCTACACCACGTAGGTTAGCAATTAAGATAAATGGCCTTGATGATAGACAAGCCGATATTGAAGAAGAAGCAAAGGGGCCATCTAAAAAGATCGCACAAGATGCTGATGGAAACTGGACGAAAGCAGCTGAAGGTTTTGCCAGAGGACAAGGCGTATCAGTTAGTGATTTATTTTTTAAAGAAATTAAAGGCGAAGAATATGTCTTTGTAAACAAATTTATGAAAGGAACTGCGACTAATGAGCTATTGCAAGACTTAAAAGAAGTAGCTATTAGCTTACAGTTCCCAAAAAATATGCGCTGGGGTTCACTTCAATTTCGATATGTAAGGCCAATCAAATGGCTTGTAGCTCTATACGGAAGTGAAGTAATTCCATTTGAAATTGCTCATGTTCCATCGAGTAATGTAACATATGGTCATCGTTTTTTAGGGGAAGAAATAACACTTAGTGAAGCAAATGAATATGAAAATCTGCTATTAAGTCAATATGTAATCGCAGATCCTGAGCAAAGAAAAGAAGCGATTCGCTCACAAGTAAAATATATTGGAGAACAAGAAGGCTATGTCATACCAGTGGATGAAGACCTTCTTGAGGAAATTAATAATCTTGTAGAATACCCGACATCTTTAATTGGGAATTTTGATGAAAGATTTCTCATGGTGCCAAGTGATGTGTTAATCACTTCTATGCGTGAGCATCAACGTTACTTTCCTGTGAAAGACAGTAATGGGAATTTATTGCCTCATTTCATCACTGTTCGTAATGGTGATCACCGTCACCTGGAAAATGTCCAAAAAGGAAATGAAAAGGTATTAAGAGCAAGACTTGCAGATGCTGAGTTTTTCTATGAAGAGGATTTAAAGCAGCCTTTGGATGCAAATTTAGAACGACTAGAATCGATCGTTTATCATGAAGAGTTAGGATCAATCGGGGACAAAGTTCGCCGTATTCAAGGGTTAGCTACTACTTTCGCGGAATGGAACGGTTTAAATGAAGAAGAACTAAAAACAGTGTTAAGAGTTGCACAACTCAGTAAAGCTGATTTAGTGACACATATGGTAGGCGAATTCCCAGAATTAGAAGGGCGTATGGGAGAAGAATATGCACGAAAATCAGGAGAAGATGAAAAAGTAGCTCAAGGAATATATGAGCATTACTTACCGAAACAAGCTGGCGACCAGTTACCGAAGACGTCTGTGGGAGCACTCGTTAGTGTTGCCGACAAAGTGGATACAATCGTAACTAGTTTTTCGATTGGTCTCATACCAACAGGGTCACAAGATCCTCATGGACTTAGAAGGCAAACTGCTGGTGTCATTCAAATATTTTTAGCTAATAAATGGAAAATAAATGTATTAGATGTTTTTAAAGAAGCACTCCAATTAGCAGAAAAGCACGGACTACTTAAGCGTGATAAAGAGACTGTCTTAGAAGAGTTAGTCGAGTTTATCAAACTTCGTGTTAAAAATATTCTTCAAGACAAGGGTATAAGGTATGATATTGTTGATGCAGTTATGAACAC is a window from the Evansella cellulosilytica DSM 2522 genome containing:
- the glyS gene encoding glycine--tRNA ligase subunit beta; translated protein: MSKQTFLFEIGLEEMPARFVTTAMNQLAEKVEKWLLDNRLNYEAVQRYSTPRRLAIKINGLDDRQADIEEEAKGPSKKIAQDADGNWTKAAEGFARGQGVSVSDLFFKEIKGEEYVFVNKFMKGTATNELLQDLKEVAISLQFPKNMRWGSLQFRYVRPIKWLVALYGSEVIPFEIAHVPSSNVTYGHRFLGEEITLSEANEYENLLLSQYVIADPEQRKEAIRSQVKYIGEQEGYVIPVDEDLLEEINNLVEYPTSLIGNFDERFLMVPSDVLITSMREHQRYFPVKDSNGNLLPHFITVRNGDHRHLENVQKGNEKVLRARLADAEFFYEEDLKQPLDANLERLESIVYHEELGSIGDKVRRIQGLATTFAEWNGLNEEELKTVLRVAQLSKADLVTHMVGEFPELEGRMGEEYARKSGEDEKVAQGIYEHYLPKQAGDQLPKTSVGALVSVADKVDTIVTSFSIGLIPTGSQDPHGLRRQTAGVIQIFLANKWKINVLDVFKEALQLAEKHGLLKRDKETVLEELVEFIKLRVKNILQDKGIRYDIVDAVMNTDIGEITTLVDKANVLQSKINETSFKKLVEAFSRVTNIAKKAKDNQHMDVNDSLFTEKAEKDLFKMNAAVSKQMNDLLKSGNVEAAFDELKQLEPYIHDYFDHVMVMTDDTALKTNRLNQMNEAAKLITQFAEFQSIVFHSEE